Proteins encoded in a region of the Octopus sinensis linkage group LG8, ASM634580v1, whole genome shotgun sequence genome:
- the LOC115214775 gene encoding uncharacterized protein LOC115214775 codes for MHSSDEATILKKCKVIVWDDAPISHKCSLQALDITMRDLESNNNILGWATLLLAGDFRQTLSIIPADELNACLKKSLLWSHILSKQLIINMRSFIQTGQPITQFSEMLLKIGNG; via the coding sequence ATGCATTCCTCGGATGAAGCGACAATTTTGAAGAAGTGCAAAGTCATTGTTTGGGATGACGCACCTATATCCCATAAATGTTCCCTACAAGCACTTGACATCACAATGAGAGATCTTGAATCGAACAACAACATCCTTGGATGGGCAACTCTACTTCTTGCCGGAGATTTTCGACAAACTCTGTCTATTATACCCGCTGATGAACTTAATGCCTGCCTTAAAAAATCCCTCCTTTGGTCGCATATCCTATCAAAACAACTCATCATCAACATGAGATCATTCATACAGACTGGTCAGCCTATAACCCAGTTTTCAGAAATGCTCCTTAAAATCGGCAATGGATAA
- the LOC115214776 gene encoding uncharacterized protein LOC115214776 produces the protein MDHVFEAQIITEHDKNDTVFILKIPLKPTDCSYPMQRLQFPLKFSFAMTINKTQGQSLKVVGLDLRTSCFSHGQFYVGCSIVDHPDNLFIYAPEGKTKTFVYKATLQYLFLYCNLHIYAKL, from the coding sequence ATGGACCATGTCTTTGAAGCCCAAATTATCACAGAACACGATAAAAACGATACTGTTTTCATTCTGAAAATTCCACTAAAACCAACAGACTGCTCCTACCCTATGCAGAGACTTCAGTTCCCTCTCAAATTCAGTTTCGCCATGACAATTAATAAAACACAAGGTCAGTCACTGAAAGTTGTCGGACTGGACCTTCGAACatcatgcttttcacatggacagttcTACGTCGGTTGTTCCATAGTTGACCATCCAGACAACTTATTCATCTATGCTCCTGAAGGAAAAACCAAAACTTTCGTCTACAAAGCAACCCTACAGTATTTATTCCTCTATTGCAATCTTCACATCTACGCCAAACTGTAG